The Actinotalea sp. JY-7876 sequence ACGTGATGCGTGAACCGAGCGAGATCTACACGATCGACGAGGACGTCGCGCGCGACCTGACGCTGCGCGCGGAGGCCGGGCAGGGCCCCGTCCTGCTGCACATCGTCCGCGGCTTCGTCGACGCCGGCAGCGCCGGCCAGGTCGCCGCGCGGCACCTCGCGGACCGGTTCGAGTCCGAGCGCCTCGTGACCTTCGACGTCGACGCGCTGCTGGACTACCGCTCCCGGCGGCCGACGATGGTGTTCGACGCGAACACGTGGTCCGAGTACGAGGAGCCCTACCTCGCGGTCGACGTCGTGCGCGATGGCGAGCACGTCCCCTTTCTGCTGCTCCACGGCACCGAGCCGGACGTGCAGTGGGAGCGGTACGTCGCCGCCGTGCGGCAGATCGTCGAGCGCTTCCGGGTGCCGCTGTCCGTCGGCGTGCACGGCGTGCCGATGGGGGTGCCGCACACCCGCCCGCTGGGCGTCACCGCGCACGCCAACCGCCCCGAGCTCGTCGCCGACCACGAGTCGTTCTTCGGGCGGGTGCAGGTGCCGGCCAGCGCCAGCTCCCTGCTCGAGTACCGCCTCGGGCGCTGGGGCCACGACGCGATGGGGTTCGCGGTCCACGTGCCGCACTACCTCGCGCAGTCGTCCTACCCGCAGGCGTCGCTCGTGGCGCTCCAGCAGGTCGAGCGCGCGACCGGGCTGGACCTGGACCCGTCCGCGCTCGAGCCGGCCGCCCGCGAGGCGACCGAGGAGATCGAGCGCCAGGTCGCGGGCTCCGAGGAGATCGCCGCCGTCGTGCGGGCGCTGGAGGAGCAGTACGACTCCTTCACCCGGGCGATCGGCCGGACGAACCTGCTCGCCGACCAGGCGGACATCCCGACGGCCGACGAGCTCGGCGAGGAGTTCGAGCGCTTCCTGGCGCAGCAGCAGGGCGGGGACGGCTCGCCGAAGTGACGGTGGGCACGCAGAGATGACGGTGGCGACAGGTCCCGCGACCGGCGGTCGCGGGACGCACAGGCGCGCGAGCCTGGTCCTCGTGGCGGCGTTCGTGGCGTACGCGATCGGCGTGCTGCACCGGGGCTCGCTGGGCGTGGCGAGCGTCGAGGCCACCGAGCGCTTCGGCGTCGGCGCCGCGGTGCTGTCGACCTTCGTCGTCGTCCAGCTGGGCGTCTACGCCGCGCTGCAGGTCCCGGCCGGGGTGC is a genomic window containing:
- a CDS encoding proteasome assembly chaperone family protein, whose protein sequence is MREPSEIYTIDEDVARDLTLRAEAGQGPVLLHIVRGFVDAGSAGQVAARHLADRFESERLVTFDVDALLDYRSRRPTMVFDANTWSEYEEPYLAVDVVRDGEHVPFLLLHGTEPDVQWERYVAAVRQIVERFRVPLSVGVHGVPMGVPHTRPLGVTAHANRPELVADHESFFGRVQVPASASSLLEYRLGRWGHDAMGFAVHVPHYLAQSSYPQASLVALQQVERATGLDLDPSALEPAAREATEEIERQVAGSEEIAAVVRALEEQYDSFTRAIGRTNLLADQADIPTADELGEEFERFLAQQQGGDGSPK